Proteins encoded together in one Miscanthus floridulus cultivar M001 chromosome 16, ASM1932011v1, whole genome shotgun sequence window:
- the LOC136511598 gene encoding auxin-responsive protein IAA17-like — protein MSPPLELDYIGLSPPAAAAAAAGADDDLKGTELRLGLPGSGSPERRVAAATATTLDLLPAKGAKRGFSDEAPPASPVAAAGKGKKVAEEADDDKKVAATPQPAAKAQVVGWPPIRSYRKNTMATTQLKGSKEDAEAKQGQGFLYVKVSMDGAPYLRKIDLKTYKNYKDLSTALEKMFNGFSTGKDGLSEYRKDGEYVLTYEDKDGDWMLVGDVPWEMFADSCRRLRIMKGSDAIGLAPRAADKSKNRN, from the exons ATGTCGCCCCCACTCGAGCTCGACTACATAGGCCTCTCGccgccggcggccgccgccgccgctgccggtgcCGACGACGACCTGAAGGGTACCGAGCTCCGCCTCGGTCTGCCGGGGTCCGGGTCGCCGGAACGCCGTGTCGCGGCTGCCACCGCTACCACCCTGGACCTGCTCCCGGCCAAGGGCGCCAAGCGCGGGTTTTCTGACGAGGCGCCCCCGGCATCGCCCGTTGCCGCTGCTGGGAAGGGAAAGAAGGTGGCGGAAGAGGCGGACGACGACAAGAAGGTTGCAGCGACGCCGCAGCCGGCTGCAAA AGCTCAGGTGGTGGGATGGCCACCAATCCGCAGCTACCGCAAGAACACGATGGCTACCACCCAGCTGAAGGGCAGCAAGGAGGATGCTGAGGCCAAGCAGGGCCAGGGGTTCCTGTACGTCAAGGTCAGCATGGATGGCGCGCCGTACCTCAGGAAGATTGACCTCAAGACTTACAAGAACTACAAGGACCTGTCGACTGCCCTTGAGAAGATGTTCAATGGCTTCAGTACTG GCAAGGACGGCTTATCTGAGTACCGCAAGGATGGTGAATATGTTCTGACTTATGAGGACAAGGATGGAGATTGGATGCTTGTCGGCGATGTACCATGGGA GATGTTCGCTGACTCTTGCCGCAGGCTCAGGATCATGAAAGGATCAGATGCAATTGGACTTG ctCCAAGGGCAGCTGATAAGTCCAAGAACCGCAACTAG